CAATACGGAAAAACAGATTACGTACAGCTCAACGCCAATTATCAACAACAATTTTCAAAATTCAGTAATTCTCCGAATGTTCAGTCAATCGGGATGAATGCGAATATCTTTGATAGAGTGGGTGCTGGTATTTCCGTGTTCAGAGACAGTAATGGACCGATCTCTGCGGGTGGTATCACGGCTGGTGCTTCATATTTTATTCCGCTAAGTAGTGAAGGAGACAGAAAAGACCAGTTCTCTTTCGGTACAAGTGTTAACTTCTATAACATGAATTTTGATTATTCAAAAATTAATACTGAAGAAGGTGGTGACCCATTATTGAGAGGTGAAGAAAGTAACATCTTTATGGTGTATGCAAACTTTGGTTTGGCAGCTACCTACAGAGGTTTATTCGGGGGTGTTTCCGTAAATGATATCGCATTAAGTAATGATGCTTCTATCGTAAACAACTACGAACCTTCTCCAATTAAATTCTTCTTAAATTTAGGATATAACTGGAACATTGCTGATAACATTACATTAGCACCGTCAGCATTGATCAACCTTAATACCAACTCAACGAGAATGATCGACTGGAATTTGATGGCAACATTCTCTAATGATATCAACGCATTCTCTTTCGGAGTAAGCTACAGAACGGTTCAGAACAGATTTGATAATCAGAACCTGAGTATCTCTCCCATTGTAAAAGTAAGATTCAACAAATTCATGATTGGAGCTACTTATAACCTTGGATTATCTGATATCCAGAGCTATGGTGGAAACAGCTTCATGATTGGTCTGGGTTATAACTTCGACAACTTCATTAATGCTAGAGGATTTAGATACTAATTAATTTAATTTAAATAAATTTGAGCTCTGAAATTTTTCAGAGCTTTTTTTATGATATATATTCACATTCCGTTCTGTAAACAAAAATGCAGTTATTGTAATTTTCATTTTTCAACATCCCTGAATTTCAAGGATGAAATGCTTCATGCCATGAAAACTGAAATTGCCCTAAGAAAGGATGAGCTGCAGAACAGAACCCTGAAGTCCCTGTATTTTGGAGGAGGAACTCCCTCTATTCTTTCTGTAGATGAAATCAGTTCTTTAATAGATGAAGTATTACGTTATTTCAGTTTTGAAAAGGATATTGAAGTTACGTTGGAAGCCAATCCTGATGATTTAGATAAAAACTTTTTAAAACAACTTTCCGGAACCCCTGTGAACAGACTTTCCATTGGTACCCAAAGTTTTTTTGAAGAAGATTTAAAACTGATGAACAGGGCTCACTCTGCTTCCGAGGCAGAAAGTTCCATTAAAAGAGCACAGGATTTTGGTTTTGAAAACCTGAGTATTGACTTGATTTATGGTTCGCCTACTTCCAATCTTGAGATCTGGAAAGAAAATCTGAATAAAACCATAGCTCTTGAAGTTCCTCACATTTCGTCCTATGCATTAACGGTAGAGCCTAAAACAGCTCTGGAAAACTGGATTTCAAAAGGGAAAATAAAAAGTCCTAAAGAAGAAGAGCAAAATAAAGAATTCTATTACCTGTCTGACTTTTTAAAAGACAATGGTTTTGAGCATTATGAAGTATCCAATTTTGCCAAACCCGGTTTCTATTCACGTCATAATTCTGCCTATTGGAAATATCAGGAATACCTTGGAATAGGACCTTCGGCACATTCTTATAACGGATTTGATATCAGAAGCTGGAACGTAGCCAATAATCAGCAGTACATTAAAAAACTGAATGATAAACTTCTTGCCAAAGAGGAAGAGATTCTTTCCCAGGAAGATCAGTTTAATGAAATGATTATGATTGGTCTGCGCACCATCTGGGGAGTAGATCTTGAAAGTCTGAAGAACAAATTCTCAGATAGAATGCTGGAGCACTTCCAGGCAGAAATTAAGTCCAAAATTGAAGACGGTATTTTAATCATCGAAAATAGTCATTTAAAAATTCCTGAAAAACATTGGTTTATGGCAGACGGAATTGCTTCAGATTTGTTTATTGTATAATGTTTGTATATATGCAGACATGCCATAAAATTCACTATTTTTGTATAAAATTTCATTTCATTTGAAAACGAAGAAACAAGATTATTCACATCTTTCACCAAGCCAGCCTATCGGAATTTTCGACAGCGGAGTGGGAGGTCTTACTGTTGCCAAAGAAATCAAAAGACTTCTGCCTAATGAAGATTTGATTTACTTTGGAGATACAAAGCACCTTCCTTACGGAGAAAAATCTAAGGAAGCCATTATTGAATATTCTACAAAGATCACCAATTTTCTGTTGGAGCAGAACTGTAAAGCTATTGTGATTGCCTGTAATACAGCAACGGCTAATGCTTTAAATGAAGTCATGCAGTCTGTTGCGGGAAAAGTTCCTGTAATTGACGTTATTAATCCTGTGGCAGAAAAAGTATCTTATGAAATCCATAATAATGTAGGGGTTATTGCGACCAAAGCTACTGTGAATTCAGGATTATATAAAAAGAGTATCCGAAAGCATAATAAATGGATCAAAGTGGATGAATTGGCAACTCCATTGCTGGTTCCTGCTATTGAAGAAGGATTTAAAAACCATCCGATTACCCATGCTATTATTTATAATTATTTAAGTAACAGTAAATTAAAAAATATTGAAACACTGATTCTGGGATGTACTCATTATCCTCTTTTAATTGATGAGATCAAGCAGTATTATGGAAATCGGGTTCGTGTGATTGACTCTCCGAATATTGTAGCCAATCATCTGAAGATTATTCTGGATAAGTACAATCTTTTGAATGATAACAATCCCAAGCCGAATTATCACTTCTATCTTTCAGACCTTACCAAAAATTTTGAAAAGATCTCTAAGAAGTTCTTCGGAAAAACAATTGATTTAGAATTAAAAGTATTATAAACAAAAAAGTCTGCCTCGTATGGAAGCAGACTTTTTTATTTGTTACATGTTGTCATTACAAAATCATGTTTTTAAGGGACAAAGATTTATTTTTGATAAAGCTTTATGCTTCATTTAATTCCCACGGATTTCACAAATCCCACAGATGATAACGCTTTTAGAATTAAAGGGTAACTAAAAATCTGTGTCCTCTGTGAAATCTGTGGGGAAATAATGTGCAATTTAATTGGTGTTTGTTGTGAAAGAGATCGTGAATTTGTGTTTAAAATTACGCTTCCACAATTACTTTTTCAGCATTCAGTCTTTTCTTTGGATTAAATTTAGGCTGATTGGCATCTGCATCATCTTTCTGCCCGATGGCTACGGCAAATAATGTCTCATACTTTTCATTCTTAAGAATTGCATCATAGCCTTCAGGTTCAATGCCTTCCATTGGAGTAGAATCTATTCCCATGGTAGCACAGGCAGATAAAAGCACTCCTAATGATAAATAAACCTGGTGTCCAAGCCATGATTTTATAGCATCTTCTCCCTTTGGTTTTACCATGGTACGATAATAGCTGACAGACCCTTCCGGAAGATTTTCTTCAATTTGCTTTTCAAAGTTTTCTATATTTTTGATTACCTGAAAAACAATGATGTGGCTGCTGTCCAATACTTTTTCTTTATTAAAGTAAGAGGTATCACCCAATTGTTTTTTCAGTTCCGGATCATTTACAAAAATAAAATTCCATGGCTGGCTGTTAATGGATGAAGGACTCAGATTCAGAATCTCCTGAAGTTCTTCAATCTGTTTTTCGCTGATTTTTCCTTGAGGGTTATACTTTTTTACCGTATACCTGTTTTTCATTTGGTCTAAAAAGTTCATAATTTTATACTATCATTTTTATAGTTACAAAATTAATTTAAGTTTATTAACTTTGCAATAACGGTAAAAAAGGATAGTATAAAAATGTATACAATAGATGATAAAACATACCCATGCTGCACCAGTGTTACCATGAGGTTTATCGGGGGGAAATGGAAGGCTGTGATTTTATTTCACCTGATAGATGGTGCGAAAAGATACAATGAACTGAGAAAAATAATCCCTACCATTACGGAAAGAACACTCAGTCTTCAGCTAAAGCAGCTGGAGGAAGATGATATTATTGACAGAAAAGTATTTACAGCAAAACCTCCACTCATGGTGGAATATACTTTAACGGAATTTGGAAAAACCCTTCTTCCCGTATTGGAAGCCATTACAGATTGGGGGAAAACAGCTCCGGAAAGATCAAAAAAAATAATCAGGAATTAAAGTTCCTGATTATCTTCTTTATTTGGTTCAAAAAAACTGAAACTCACGTTTCCGTATTTTCGTGTATCTATTAGGTTAGGATGTTCCAGCTTCATGCGGCTTTGGTGCTCTACAATAAGAACTCCGTTTTCTTTCAGGTATTTATTGTTTAAAACCAGAGAAATCAATTCATAATACTTCTTCTCTTCCATTTCGAAAGGAGCATCAGAGAAAACAATCTCAAATGACTTATTATTTCTGAATTTTTTAAGCCAGTCGAAGACATCTCCTCGCTGTACATTGATCTGAAGTGCCATATCCAGTTCGGAAGCAGTAGAGTTGATAAATGCAGTGTGCTTCGGGTTCATTTCTACAGAAGTTACACTCTGGCATCCTCTGGAAGCAAATTCAAAGGTGATAGAGCCAATTCCTGCAAAAAGATCAAGAACAGCAATAGACTGCATATCATATTTATTTTCCAGAATACTGAATAAAGCCTCTTTCGCAAAATCGGTGGTAGGCCTTACATCAAAGTTTTTAGGAGCGGCAATTTTTTTGGCTTTCCATTTGCCTGATATTATTCTGAACATATTTTTGTTAGGGTTTAGGTAATAGATTATAGGGGGCAGGTGACTATTTTGGGAGGCTAATCCTCATTACCTGCAGCCTGCAACCTAATTAAGTATAAAATTTTTATTGGGAATATTGTCAAAAACAATTTTTAGGTTTTTAACAAATTTCTGGAGCTCTGAAATAAATGTTTCATTCTCCGTAGTCTCTCCATAAGCATAAAAGCTGGTTTCATTAATTCCGAAACCTATTTTGCTTAATGTAAACATAATGAAGTAAAGAAAATCTACCTCTGAATTGACATCCAGGTTATTATAAAGAATGATTTTTTTATTGTCAATCGCAAAAAATTCACACTGATTGTGATAAAGATTGATGTGAATTTCCTTACCTGTTTTATTATTGACTGAACTTAGAAACTTTTCACCGGAGAAATTAAAATGAGCCGGTATTGCTAGTTCTTTTATCTTTTTATAATAATTTTTCGGGAAAGTATAATAAAACTGAATGTTGAATTTTTTGTTGATAGAAAGCATCAGCTCTTCCTTTTCTCGGTCAGTAGGAGCGTTGAAGGCAATCAGATCAAATCCTGCATCATGTTCAGAAAAACCTTCCGGCATCAGGGTAAAATGATTAAATGCTGAAATCACATGGATTTCCTCATAGCGCTGCTTAATAAGAACTTCGTCCAGCTTTTGCTCAATAAGATTGGCTGGTGTCTCTTCAGTAACGAAATAAGACTTTTCCTCCAGAATGTTTTTGTTTTTAACAATCTGGCAGATCAATCCGTCTTTGGTAAAAAGTAAATTAAGTACGTTCATATTTCAATTCCTGCAAATTTAGTGAAATTCTACCATTACCGCACCCGATTGATGGTGAAGTATTTCCTTATTATAAAAATCAATATTAACCTGGCTTTCCAATACATCCCGAACCATCCTCTGCAAAGTCCCGTCCCCAATACCATGAACAATTTCCAGTCTTTTCAGATTGTTCTTTCTGCAAAACTCAATCACCTCAATCAGTTTTTCCTTTTGTATAAAGAGTCTTTCAAAGCTGTCATAGTCATTGGGATTCTTTACCAAATTATGAAAATGCAGGTCTAAAACCAAATGATTTTTCTGATGTTTCTTGGAAATTACTTTTTTAGGTTCTGGTTTTCTCACAACCCTGATGTTTTCATACAGATCAGCATCTTTAGGAACCAGTTTTTCTTTAGGATATTGATGGGTAAAGCCATATTCATCTTTAAAAACGGCAATATTTCCCTTCACGGAAGTAATTACTCCGCTTAAATCTTCATCTACTACCGAAACCTTATCGCCGATCTTCATAATTTTTAAGACTTGTCTGAACCCAATATTTCTGCAAAGGTAGAAAGTAAAATGGATGAACACAAACTCTCAAACCCTCTCACCCTCAAACCTTCTTTCTCATCAGACTCTCGGGCCCAGTTCTATAACTTCCAGGTCTTTGATTTCTTCACCATCCACTACAAAGCGCATCATTGTTCTTACTTTATGCCAGCCCTGTTTTCCACAGGCACCGGGATTCAGATGGAGCAGACTGTTTTTCTCATCATACATCGCTTTCAAAATATGCGAATGCCCTGAAATAAATAATTTCGGAGCTTTTTCTGCAATTTCTTTCTTCGTAAGTGGCGTGTATTTTCCGGGATAACCTCCGATATGGATCATCAAAACTTCCAGTTTTTCGCAAAAAAATCGGTTCACTTCCGGAAATTCAGCCTGGATTTTAGCATCATCAATGTTTCCGTAAACACCTTTCAGAAGTTTTATTTTTTCCAGCTGTTCTATGACATCCAGATTTCCAAAATCACCACAATGCCATACTTCATCAGCCTGAGAAGCATATTCCAGAATTCTGTCATCAATATAAGAATGAGAGTCGGAAAGGAGAAGGACTTTGGTCATTATCTAATTGTTCTTTCAGTAATATTTTCGTTGTATTTATCTTTGAATACCGCTACACGATCAGGATTTAGCTCTCCGTCATGATTGATCACTCTTTCTTTTAATAACCATTTTACCAGTTTTTCCATTCCTTTTTTAGAATTCATAAAATTGGAGATTTTACCCAAATCGGTAGATTCCACTTTTGTTTTTTCTGTCAGAAAATTCAGGATAAAATAATCATCATTTACATACCTTGGCGTTTCATTATCCATATATCGGTAAAGAAGAATCTCTTCATCATCTTTCATGGAGAAAAATGAATATTGGGCTATATTGATCTTTTCTGCTTTCAGGATTTGTTTCCCATCCAATAAAACTTTATCATCTTTAATGGTTACATCCTGGGAAAAATATAAATTACAGCTTATCATCAGTAAGAAGAAAGCGAATAACCTGTTTACTGCCATTTTACTATTTTTTAAGATTGCAAATATAAAGAAGCTTTAATAAAACGGATCGGAGATCTTAATCCGTAATATTTTTTGTTCTGCGGATAGAATCCAGTTTCTTTTCAATATCCGCACTGAAAACCTTTTTTAGTTTCAATCCGTTTTCTGTAAGTTTTGAAATAACAAAAGTTCCGGTCATATTGGTATTGGAAGGAAATATAATAGTTACGGTAGAATCTGAAGCTTTTTTCCAGCTTCCTATATAACGGTCGGGCTTTTCATTTTTAGTCACAGGTTCTTCCAAAGTATCATATCTTAATGTAGATTTAATCAGATTTCCTGTGATTTTTCCATTTTTTTGAAATCTGATCCCTTCTCTTCTTGCTTCAAAACCATCCTGTTTTTCATAGGTATAAATATAGGTATCCATTTTATTTAGATTCCAGGTTTGTAAAAGCAAAGGATTGGCGGTTCTGTCCTGAGCTTTGAGGCCACTGATAATGAAAAGAGAAAAAATACAGATACAAATAGGCTTTTTCATGAATACAACTGATTTATCGTAAAGTTTTAGCAATGCTGAAATTAGCATCCCTTAATAATTAGTAAATTTGGGAAAATTAAAATAAACAATGAAACAGAAACTTTCTTTTTTCATTTTTCTTTTGACCGTAGGATTGGCCAATGCGCAGGTTGAAGAAAAAAAACTGGATGAACTGATCCAGAATACCCTGAAAACCTTTGATGTACCGGGAATGTCCGTTGGAATTGTAAAAGATGGAAAAATGATCTATTCCAAAGGGTTTGGTGTACGTTCACTTACTTCTAAGCAGCCAATGGATGATAACACATTGGTAGGAATCGCTTCCAATTCTAAAGGATTTACGTGTGTGGCACTAGCTATTTTAGCAGATGAAGGAAAACTTAACTGGGATGATAAAGTTTCAAAATATATTCCTGAGTTTCAAATGTACGATCCTTACGTTTCTCAAAATGTAACAATTAAAGATCTTATTACGCACAGAGCCGGATTAGGGCTGGGACAGGGAGATCTTATGTTTTTTCCGGAAGGAGGAAATTTAACCGTGAATGATATTGTTCATAATGTGAGATACCTGAAACCGGAGAATCCTTTCAGAACAAAATTAGATTATAATAACATCATGTTTGTTGTTGCCGGAGAAGTAATCCACAGAGTTTCAGGATTAAGTTGGGCAGAATTTATTGAGCAAAGAATTATGAAACCTGTAGGAATGACTTCAAGTTTTGGAAGCTACAACAGAGCAAAAGCTACGGCCAACAAAATTGATGCGCATGCACCTGTAGACGGAAAAGCAATTGCTGTTCCTCACGACTGGAATGAAACGGCCAATGCTGCCGGAGGAATTATGAGTAATATTAAAGATATGACAACCTGGGCAGAATGTCTGTTAAATAACTTTACGACTAAAGATGGAAAAAAACTGGTTTCTGATAAGGATGCTCAACAGCTTTGGAGCCTGCAGATTCCAGACAGAGTAGCTGCAAAAAATCCATATGATACAAGTTTTTACGGATATGGTTTAGGATGGTTTCTGAGTGATGTTAAAGGACATAAGCAGGTACAGCATACAGGAGGATTGATCGGAACTGTTACCCAGTTTACCTTAATTCCGGATATGAAGCTGGGAATCGTAGTATTGACTAATCAACAGTCAGGAGCGGCTTTCAATACGATTACCAATACGGTGAAAGATTCTTACCTTGGGGTAGCAGACAGAAACTGGCTGAAAACATACGGCGACAGAATGTCTAAAATGGAGGCTGAATTCAACAAACAGAAAAAAGATGCCTTTGCAAAATCTGAAGTATTCAAAAAAGAAAAATCACTTCAGCCAAAAGCAGAACAGTTCACAGGAACATACAATGATGCCTGGTTTGGTGATGTGGAAATTGCACAACAGGGAAATACCTACAGAATCTCATGCAAAAACTCTCCAAGATTAAAAGGCGAGTTACTTCCTTATTCCAACAATTCTTTCATTATCAAATGGGATGACAGAAGCTATGATGCAGATGCTTATATTATTTTCAATTATGATGAAAACGGAAAAGCAGAATCCGCTAGATTGAAAGCAATTTCTGATGTTACAGATTTCAGTTTTGATTTTGATGATCTGGATTTGAAGAGAAAATAAAAAATGAAATCGCAAAAGATATTCAATAGAAACGGGCTTTAGCCCGTTTTTTTGTTGCCTTTCAAAGAAATTTTTGATTCATAATAAGTCTTCTTCTGTTTCTGGCAAGAGAAAAGAAGGATTACTATTGTGACATAAAAAAATAAGGAAGTGAAGTTATATTTTCCCGGGCTCATAAAAGAAGAGAAGTTTCTTTTTAGCACCATCAAATTCGGACCATGATTCACAGTCTACTTCAAAACCTGCAACTCCGCAAGTGGGGAAATGGAAAATATCCTCAGAAATAGAATTGGCAAAGTTGGAAATTCCATTATTGTGGGAAAAGAAAGCAACCGAATTCAGGTTGTCATCCAGGTCATAAATTACAGATTCAAAACTTCTTTCCGAAGGGTTATATAATTTTTCATCAGTGGAACAGTTCAGCTGATATGCCTGATTAAAAATTTTACAGGTATTCAGCGCGCGTACCGCAGGGCTGGACACAAAATGATCGATGGAAATATTATTGTTTTTCAGGAATCTGGACATGTGCATAGCATCCTCAAGACCTTTGTCTGCCAAAGGTCTGTCAAAGTCCTCCGTTTCCTCCGGCCAATCGCTTTTTGCATGTCTTACGAGGATGAGTTTCTTCATATAATTGTTTTTTGGAAGATTAAAATTATAAAAAAAATAATGGAATAAAACATGATTTATATAAAAAAACTGCGTTATGAATAAAATCAGTAAATTTTACTAAATTTGCAGACTTATGGGACAAATCCTTGCAATAGACTACGGAAAAGCTCGTTGTGGCATCGCTGCGACTGATGATATGCAGATTATAGCCAGTGGCCTGGACACTGTAGAGAACCGTTCTTTAATGGAGTTTTTGAAAAAATATTTCAGCGAAAACAAGGTAAATGACGTAGTAATTGGGCTTCCCATAGATTTGAAAGGAAATGTTTCAGAGGTGGAAACCGATATTTTAAAATTCATTGAAGAATTTAAAAAAGAATTTTCGGATATTGCAGTTCACCGTTTTGATGAAAGATTTACTTCCAAAATGGCTTCATTCTTTATTTCTCAGAGCGGAAAAAATAAGAAAAAGAGGCAGGAAAAAGGATTAATAGATAAAGTAAGTGCAACAATCATATTGCAGAATTTTTTAGAACAAAGATTAAGATGATATTACCGATAAGAGCTTTTGGGGATCCTGTTTTGAGAAAAGTGGGAAAAGATATAGACAAAAATTATCCCGAATTACAGGAATTGATAGATAACATGTTCGAAACCATGTACAGCGCAAATGGCATAGGTCTTGCAGCGCCACAGATTGGTTTGGATATCCGTCTGTTTGTAATAGATGTGACGCCTCTTGCAGAAGATGAGGATTATGAAGATATTAAAGATGAATTGGCAGACTTCAAAAAGGTATTCATTAATGCTCAAATTCTTGAAGAATCTGGCGAAGAATGGAAGTTTAATGAAGGTTGTCTTTCTATCCCGGATGTAAGAGAAGACGTGAAAAGAAAGGGCACAATCGTTATTGAATATTATGACGAAAATTTTGTGAAACATACAGAAACTTTTTCCGATATTAGAGCCCGCGTAATTCAGCATGAATATGACCACATTGAAGGAGTTCTATTTACTGACCACCTAAGTGCTCTGAAGAAGAAACTGGTAAAAGGTAAGCTGACTAAAATCTCTCAGGGTGATGTAAACATCGGTTACAAAATGAGATTTCCAAAGTAATTTAAATAAGGATTAAAAGAAATAATAAAAAGCAAAAAGCTAGTGCTGATTGCAGAATTTACAAAAAATAAAATTATGCTGTTAGAAAAAATAATTTCAATTTCTGGAAAACCAGGACTTTTCAAATTAGTTTCTCAATTAAGAAACGGATTCATCATTGAAGATGTTACCAACAAGAAAAAAGTAAGCATTGGAAACTCAAGCCAAGTAAGTTTATTGGACAATATTGCCATGTTTACATTTGAGAAAGAAGTTCCTTTGTTTGAAGTATTTGAAAATATTGCTAAAAACAACGACTATAAGGAAACGATCTCTCACAAATCTTCTGATGCAGATTTGAAAGATTTTATGCTTGAATCTCTTCCTAACTATGATACAGAAAGAGTATACTCTTCTGATATCAAGAAATTGGCTCAGTGGTATAACATCCTTCATAAAGCAGGATATATCACTCCGGATAGCTTTGTAAAAGCAGAGCCTGAAACTTTGGACGGAGAGCCAGCAACAGAAGAAGTAAGCATTGAAAAAGAAGCTAAGAAAGCTCCAAAGGCAGAGAAACCAGCTGCTCCAAAAGTAAAAGCTACTTCAGCTGCAAAATCAGCTCCGAAGAGTACACACAGAAAACAAGGATAATTCATTTGAATTAAAAATACAAAGCCTTGTCTGGAATATCCGGACAAGGCTTTTTGTTTTTTTATTAGGGAGCAGGACGCAGATGTTGGGTAGCAGATGTTAGGAAGCAGGAAGCAGGGATTAGTGAAATTTTCTGCAGAGTTCAAGCTTCGCCATTATCTTTAAACCTTGAACCTTGAACCTTGAACCTTGGACCCTGTATCTCGTATCCTATTAACCATAAACGTCCAAAGTTTCACACTCAACCTCTACCACAGACCCAAAATATCCCTTACATTTGTAAGATTGAATTTCCACTACTTATGAATACGAAACAGGAGAAACTAGAGGCCTTCGGAAGATTACTGGATATTATGGATGATTTGCGTGAAAAATGTCCATGGGATCAGAAGCAGACATTACAGTCGCTTCGTCATCTTACCCTTGAAGAAACCTATGAGCTTTCAGATGCCATTTTACAGGATGATTTACAGGAAATAAAAAAAGAACTGGGTGATGTTTTGCTTCACTTGGTTTTTTATGCTAAAATAGGTTCTGAAAAAGAGAGTTTTGATATTGCAGATGTTATCAATTCCCTTAATGAAAAGCTGATTTTCCGTCATCCTCATATTTATGGAGATGTTGAGGTGAAAGATGAAGAAGAAGTGAAACAGAACTGGGAAAAATTAAAATTAAAAGAAGGAAACAAATCTATTTTGGGTGGAGTACCGAAAAGCCTTCCGAGTCTGGTGAAAGCCTATAGAATTCAGGATAAGGTGAAAGGGATCGGTTTTGAGTTTCATGATGCAGAAGATGCATGGAAGAAAGTAGATGAGGAGATCCAGGAGTTTCATGCTGAGACTGATCTGGATAAAAAAGAACAGGAACTTGGCGATGTATTTTTCTCACTGATCAATTATGCCAGAATTTCAGGAATCAATCCGGATTCTGCGCTGGAGAGGACCAATCTTAAGTTTATTTCAAGATTTCAAAAGATGGAAAGGCTTGCTGAAGAGCAGGATTTAAAATTGGTAGATATGTCTCTGGAAGAAATGGATGTTCTTTGGGAAAAGGCAAAAAAACTTTCATAACTTTTGATTGGAACAATTAATGCTTCTTACATTCGATTAAAAAAATAAAAATATACCTATGTTACGTTTTCTTATTTTACCTGCTTTGCTTTTATTGAGCTGCAATCCGAAAGCTCAGAATTCTCCTGCTAATGAAGATGAATTAAAAGTTCAGTTTTCCTTACCTAAAAAGTTGAAGGAAGTTTCCGGAATTACTTTGTCGAAAGATAAGAAAACGATCTGGGTAATAGAAGACAGAGGAAATAAAAATGCAATATACGGGCTGAGTGACAAAGGTGATATGCTGGCAAAGATAGCTGTGGAAAGTGCTGAAAATACAGACTGGGAAGACATCATATCAGATACTCAGGGAAATATTTATATTGGAGATTTTGGTAATAATGATAATAACAGACAGGATCTTGCGATCTTAAAAACAGATTTGAAAGACAGCAAACAAATTACTACCAAGGTTGTTCAGACTACGAAATTCCATTATCAAGGACAGACGGAATTTCCTCCGAAAAAATCAAATCTGTTGTATGATTGTGAGGCTTTTGTAGAAATGGATGGTAACTTCTACTTATTCACCAAAAACAGAAGCAAAGGTTTTGACGGAACTTTCCTTGTATTCCAGGTGCCTAATAAAGAAGGGGATTTTGAAGCGAAGTTAATAGGAAGATTAAAGCTTGATGGAGGGTATAACGATGCTGCTATTACCTCTGCTACCATCAACAGTACCAAAGATAAAATTGTACTGCTTACCCATAAAAATGTACATGTTCTTACAGGTTTTACAGCTAACGATTTCAGTGCTGCAAAAATTCAGAAAGTCTCGTTGAATCATAATTCCCAGAAGGAAGCGCTTGTTTTCTTTGATGATAAAACAGTAATGATCGCCGATGAGAAAGGGAAGAATGAAGGTGGAAATGTGTATACTTTTTCTTTAAACTAAATTTTTTAAACTAACTAACTAACTAACTAACTAACTAACTAACTAACTAA
This region of Chryseobacterium culicis genomic DNA includes:
- a CDS encoding PorP/SprF family type IX secretion system membrane protein, whose protein sequence is MRKLYAIVCLALLSNAYKAQESLPYYQQYLLDGEFLFNPAQYGKTDYVQLNANYQQQFSKFSNSPNVQSIGMNANIFDRVGAGISVFRDSNGPISAGGITAGASYFIPLSSEGDRKDQFSFGTSVNFYNMNFDYSKINTEEGGDPLLRGEESNIFMVYANFGLAATYRGLFGGVSVNDIALSNDASIVNNYEPSPIKFFLNLGYNWNIADNITLAPSALINLNTNSTRMIDWNLMATFSNDINAFSFGVSYRTVQNRFDNQNLSISPIVKVRFNKFMIGATYNLGLSDIQSYGGNSFMIGLGYNFDNFINARGFRY
- the hemW gene encoding radical SAM family heme chaperone HemW, whose protein sequence is MIYIHIPFCKQKCSYCNFHFSTSLNFKDEMLHAMKTEIALRKDELQNRTLKSLYFGGGTPSILSVDEISSLIDEVLRYFSFEKDIEVTLEANPDDLDKNFLKQLSGTPVNRLSIGTQSFFEEDLKLMNRAHSASEAESSIKRAQDFGFENLSIDLIYGSPTSNLEIWKENLNKTIALEVPHISSYALTVEPKTALENWISKGKIKSPKEEEQNKEFYYLSDFLKDNGFEHYEVSNFAKPGFYSRHNSAYWKYQEYLGIGPSAHSYNGFDIRSWNVANNQQYIKKLNDKLLAKEEEILSQEDQFNEMIMIGLRTIWGVDLESLKNKFSDRMLEHFQAEIKSKIEDGILIIENSHLKIPEKHWFMADGIASDLFIV
- the murI gene encoding glutamate racemase, whose translation is MKTKKQDYSHLSPSQPIGIFDSGVGGLTVAKEIKRLLPNEDLIYFGDTKHLPYGEKSKEAIIEYSTKITNFLLEQNCKAIVIACNTATANALNEVMQSVAGKVPVIDVINPVAEKVSYEIHNNVGVIATKATVNSGLYKKSIRKHNKWIKVDELATPLLVPAIEEGFKNHPITHAIIYNYLSNSKLKNIETLILGCTHYPLLIDEIKQYYGNRVRVIDSPNIVANHLKIILDKYNLLNDNNPKPNYHFYLSDLTKNFEKISKKFFGKTIDLELKVL
- a CDS encoding nitroreductase family protein, with product MNFLDQMKNRYTVKKYNPQGKISEKQIEELQEILNLSPSSINSQPWNFIFVNDPELKKQLGDTSYFNKEKVLDSSHIIVFQVIKNIENFEKQIEENLPEGSVSYYRTMVKPKGEDAIKSWLGHQVYLSLGVLLSACATMGIDSTPMEGIEPEGYDAILKNEKYETLFAVAIGQKDDADANQPKFNPKKRLNAEKVIVEA
- a CDS encoding winged helix-turn-helix transcriptional regulator produces the protein MYTIDDKTYPCCTSVTMRFIGGKWKAVILFHLIDGAKRYNELRKIIPTITERTLSLQLKQLEEDDIIDRKVFTAKPPLMVEYTLTEFGKTLLPVLEAITDWGKTAPERSKKIIRN
- the rsmD gene encoding 16S rRNA (guanine(966)-N(2))-methyltransferase RsmD, which codes for MFRIISGKWKAKKIAAPKNFDVRPTTDFAKEALFSILENKYDMQSIAVLDLFAGIGSITFEFASRGCQSVTSVEMNPKHTAFINSTASELDMALQINVQRGDVFDWLKKFRNNKSFEIVFSDAPFEMEEKKYYELISLVLNNKYLKENGVLIVEHQSRMKLEHPNLIDTRKYGNVSFSFFEPNKEDNQEL
- a CDS encoding DUF3822 family protein, with product MNVLNLLFTKDGLICQIVKNKNILEEKSYFVTEETPANLIEQKLDEVLIKQRYEEIHVISAFNHFTLMPEGFSEHDAGFDLIAFNAPTDREKEELMLSINKKFNIQFYYTFPKNYYKKIKELAIPAHFNFSGEKFLSSVNNKTGKEIHINLYHNQCEFFAIDNKKIILYNNLDVNSEVDFLYFIMFTLSKIGFGINETSFYAYGETTENETFISELQKFVKNLKIVFDNIPNKNFILN
- a CDS encoding Smr/MutS family protein produces the protein MKIGDKVSVVDEDLSGVITSVKGNIAVFKDEYGFTHQYPKEKLVPKDADLYENIRVVRKPEPKKVISKKHQKNHLVLDLHFHNLVKNPNDYDSFERLFIQKEKLIEVIEFCRKNNLKRLEIVHGIGDGTLQRMVRDVLESQVNIDFYNKEILHHQSGAVMVEFH